One Natronomonas moolapensis 8.8.11 genomic region harbors:
- the flaJ gene encoding archaellar assembly protein FlaJ — protein MGTAGRTAQATQLAGSILDAYDRMEMDTRRYVLTVLLPTTVLFVGTVALAIAWPTLFLVRLLLPVLGLVFLVTGVAYPKVAVDRRRIGMENRFHLMVTHMTVLSTTNIDRMEVFRKLANEDEYGELTVENRRIVQLVDTWNQSLDDALRRRAKQVPSDSLTDLYDRLAYTLGAGQEMSDFLFEEQSVIIENYSTIYEQSLENLDVMKDLYLSMVLSMTFALVFAVVLPILTGTNPTWTVAAVIAMFVFVQLGFFLVIRAIVPYDPLWYVEEGYRTRSKQLLVGSSAVAVGLFSLVVLSMLASTFGVAPFPTLVPMGAIPQPLYLAIPTLPFLFPAFVFRRQERAIIDRDEEFPSFIRALGASESAKQSTTSMVLRTLRKKDFGALTENLDDLYRRLNMRLDTESAWRYFAEDTNSYVIQKFSEMYLIGREMGGDPKLLGELISKNMNELAQLRERRRQVAVTLVGLLYGISAASAFAFFTGLEIAVIMAGFDIDVGSGAVDFGQLIHTEMYNVPLLRYLLFLVLLFNAVVSSLTIRTADGGHYGNALLHFVGLIWVGCLTAVATESLISMLLDVDL, from the coding sequence GTGGGTACCGCCGGACGCACCGCCCAGGCGACCCAACTCGCCGGATCGATTCTCGACGCCTACGACCGGATGGAGATGGACACGCGGCGGTACGTGCTTACGGTGCTTCTCCCGACGACGGTCCTCTTCGTCGGGACGGTCGCCCTCGCGATCGCCTGGCCGACGCTGTTTCTCGTTCGGTTGCTGTTGCCGGTGCTCGGGCTGGTGTTTCTTGTGACCGGCGTCGCGTACCCAAAGGTCGCGGTCGACCGCCGCCGTATCGGGATGGAAAATCGGTTTCACCTGATGGTCACACACATGACGGTCCTCTCGACGACGAACATCGACCGGATGGAGGTGTTCCGGAAACTCGCAAACGAGGACGAGTACGGCGAACTCACCGTCGAGAACCGCCGGATCGTCCAGTTGGTCGACACCTGGAATCAGAGCCTCGACGACGCCCTGCGCCGCCGTGCCAAGCAGGTTCCGAGCGATTCTCTCACCGACCTCTATGACCGACTCGCCTACACCCTCGGCGCAGGCCAGGAGATGTCGGATTTCCTCTTCGAGGAGCAAAGCGTCATAATCGAAAACTACAGTACGATCTACGAGCAGTCCCTCGAGAACCTCGACGTGATGAAGGACCTGTACCTGTCGATGGTGCTGTCGATGACGTTCGCGCTGGTCTTCGCCGTCGTTCTCCCGATCCTGACGGGGACGAACCCGACGTGGACGGTGGCGGCGGTCATCGCCATGTTCGTCTTCGTCCAGCTGGGCTTTTTTCTCGTCATCCGCGCGATCGTCCCCTACGACCCGCTTTGGTACGTCGAGGAGGGCTACCGGACGCGTTCGAAGCAGCTCCTCGTGGGGAGTTCCGCGGTCGCCGTTGGGCTGTTCTCGCTCGTCGTCCTCTCGATGCTCGCGAGCACGTTCGGCGTCGCGCCGTTTCCGACGCTGGTTCCGATGGGAGCCATCCCGCAGCCGCTGTATCTGGCGATCCCGACGCTGCCGTTTTTATTTCCGGCGTTCGTCTTCCGCCGGCAGGAGCGGGCGATCATCGACCGCGACGAGGAGTTTCCGAGCTTCATCAGGGCGCTCGGGGCCAGCGAGAGCGCGAAACAGTCGACCACGTCGATGGTGTTGCGGACGCTTCGGAAGAAGGACTTCGGGGCGCTGACCGAGAACCTCGACGACCTCTATCGCCGCCTCAACATGCGGCTCGACACCGAGAGCGCCTGGCGGTACTTCGCCGAGGACACCAACTCCTACGTGATCCAGAAGTTCAGCGAGATGTATCTCATCGGCCGCGAAATGGGCGGGGACCCGAAGCTGCTCGGGGAGTTGATAAGCAAGAACATGAACGAACTCGCACAGCTCCGCGAGCGCCGCCGACAGGTCGCGGTGACGCTCGTCGGACTGCTGTACGGGATCAGTGCCGCGTCGGCGTTCGCCTTCTTTACCGGCCTCGAGATCGCGGTGATCATGGCCGGGTTCGACATCGACGTCGGCAGCGGCGCGGTCGATTTCGGCCAGCTCATCCACACCGAGATGTACAACGTCCCGCTGTTGCGGTATTTGTTGTTCCTCGTGTTGTTGTTCAACGCGGTCGTCTCCTCGTTGACGATCCGGACCGCCGACGGCGGCCACTACGGCAATGCGCTGTTGCACTTCGTCGGGTTGATCTGGGTCGGCTGTCTGACCGCTGTCGCGACCGAATCGCTGATCAGCATGCTCCTCGATGTAGACCTATGA